The Toxorhynchites rutilus septentrionalis strain SRP chromosome 3, ASM2978413v1, whole genome shotgun sequence genome includes a region encoding these proteins:
- the LOC129774519 gene encoding probable cyclin-dependent serine/threonine-protein kinase DDB_G0292550: MAQALEIIKTIPILVPHYNGEGEKLNSTIAALNACKSLINNDNQAIAIQVILSRLEGKARSAVGDNPQNVDEIIEKLKNKCTVKVAPESVVAKLNAIKQNSEIGKFTDQIEKLTLQLERAYIDEDVPVGTASRMSTKAGIKRVESGVVRNPLCPIRFTKQDMATVTGIKALASGVRNHETKLILKAGQFSTLSAAIETINENEQPHNDNANIMHYRTQNSRNNPHQGNRPSYNNRNRNNSNHNNNNFRRNDRFQSRPFLTHRKTNNYNGYQRQQHNQNYNRHPQNRAPFNSTRNNGSRVFLAQSGNAFTPQQITVGGTGQVTGQGTGQDPRQSQGQYQNVIQEQQIRPQRQMQGQVMTYTRMN, encoded by the coding sequence ATGGCGCAAGCTTTAGAAATAATCAAAACGATTCCGATACTAGTTCCCCATTATAATGGTGAGGGGGAAAAGTTAAACAGTACGATTGCCGCTCTTAATGCGTGCAAATCGTTAATTAACAACGATAACCAAGCAATTGCCATCCAGGTCATTCTTTCTCGCCTGGAGGGCAAAGCGAGGTCAGCAGTGGGGGATAATCCTCAGAATGTTGACGagataattgaaaaattaaagaatAAATGCACGGTTAAAGTCGCACCCGAATCGGTGGTTGCGAAATTGAACGCTATCAAACAGAATAGCGAAATCGGAAAATTTACCGatcaaattgaaaaactaaccTTACAGCTGGAACGTGCATACATTGATGAAGACGTTCCAGTCGGAACAGCATCAAGGATGTCCACAAAAGCAGGAATTAAACGCGTTGAGTCTGGTGTTGTCCGAAACCCTCTCTGCCCAATTCGATTCACCAAACAGGatatggcgaccgtgacaggaaTTAAAGCTTTGGCATCTGGAGTGAGAAATCACGAAACCAAACTGATACTTAAAGCAGGACAATTTAGCACACTATCTGCAGCGATCGAGACAATAAATGAAAACGAACAGCCGCACAACGATAATGCCAACATAATGCATTATCGGACGCAAAATTCCCGAAATAACCCACATCAAGGGAATCGACCTTCGTATAATAATAGAAACCGTAATAATTCTAAccataacaacaacaactttaGACGGAACGATAGATTTCAATCTAGACCGTTTTTAACACATAGGAAGACAAACAACTATAATGGCTATCAGAGACAACAACATAATCAAAACTATAATCGACACCCGCAGAACAGGGCACCATTCAATTCAACACGAAACAACGGCTCGCGCGTTTTCTTAGCGCAATCGGGAAACGCGTTCACCCCCCAGCAAATAACTGTTGGGGGCACCGGACAAGTCACTGGACAAGGCACTGGACAAGATCCAAGACAGAGTCAAGGCCAGTACCAGAATGTGATACAGGAACAACAGATTCGACCACAACGGCAAATGCAAGGTCAAGTAATGACCTACACTCGAATGAACTAA